In Pseudarthrobacter defluvii, the DNA window GTTTCAGGCAAGACTGCTGGCCGGTGCTTTATGGGAGGCCTCTGTCGTCCTGATCGATCAGCTTTTTGAGGATCTGGCCGGCCTGAGAAAGCTTCACTTAATTGACCGCGAGGACATCGCTAATACTTTTGTCCTGTCCGGGCTTCCGCCAAGGCTCGCTCATAAATACGATGTTGGCTTTGTTCAGAGGTTTCTCGTGGTTGCCGCGGACATGACCGGGGCGTTGGTGCGGGGATGGGACCGCCCTTCCTGCGTGGCGCAGGAGCTGGCGCTGCGCTGCCTTCTTGACCAGGTCGAAGTCATTCAGGATTCTTACGATCTGGACTTGGCGGACGACTGGCGGGGCATGCTCGAAGAGCGATTGTTCGAGGACATGGACAGCGAACTGCTGTACCAGAACGCCATGGACGGTTTCGAAAATGACGTCGAGCTGAACATGCAGCTGGGCTTTGCACCCATGAACGTTCAGGACTGGTTTGAGCCGTTCAACGACGCCTCCGTCCCGCCCTTCGCACGCTGACGCCGTCACGCACGGTGGGTCGGGCGCAGATGATGGCGCCGGTTGCAGGCCCTGGAAGTGGCGAAACTTCGGCCAAATAGCGGTTGGCCGAAGTTCCATGCATAACCCTGCAGGGTGAACCTTGGGGTTGGCTGGGAATGCCGGGGGAGGGGAAGTGGGTTACTTCAAGGCCGCTTGGCGGAGGTACTGGTAGACCGTTTCCCTGCTGATTCCGTAGTCACGGGCGAGGACGACCTTCGGGATGCCGCTGTCGGCGCGCTGAACCAGCTCTGCCGCCCGTTCCGGCGTCAGGGTCTTTTTCCGCCCTTTATACGCGCCACGTTGCTTGGCCAGCGCGATGCCCTCGCGTTGGCGTTCCCTGATGAGGGAGCGCTCAAATTCGGCAAAGGCGCCCATGACGGAAAGCATGAGGTTGGCCATGGGGGAGTCCTCGCCGGTGAAGACGAGCTGTTCCTTGAGGAACTCCACCCGCACCCCTCGCTTGGTGAGGCTCTGCACCAGGGCGCGCAGGTCATCGAGGTTTCGGGCGAGCCGGTCCATGCTGTGTACGACCACGGCGTCCCCGTCGCGGACGAACCGCAGCAGCTCCGTTAGCTGCGGCCGAGCGGTGTCCCGGCCGGAAGCCTTGTCGGTGAAAACCCGGTCCAGGATATGGCCATCGAGCTGGCGGAGCCCATTCTGATCCACGGTACTCACCCGCACATAGCCGATGCGCTGACCCTTCACGGCGACCTCCAATGCTCGACCTGTGAGAACGAGTGTCAGCGTCCCTAACGAACACGTCAAGACGCTCCGCAGCCCGGCATCGTCCACAACACGCAAGGTCAACAACCGGGCTCTCCTGGGAGCCCGGTTGTTGCCGTACGGGAACAAGCCCGACATGGTGTACGTTGCACCCTGGTCGGGAAAGCCCCGGCCACAGAGTGAAATGAGAACCGCCTACCGTGGCTACCGATTACGACGAAGTCCGTTCCGACGTCAAGGAATCCCAGGACAGCTCCCTGGAGGCACTGAAATCCGCCAGCGCCCCGGATGCCCGCAGCGTTGTCACCGAACTGGACGAAGCCGACGCCCTGGACGAAGGGCTTACCCCGGGCGGGGAAATCGTCGCCGAGGAACTCATCGTCCAGGTCATCCCGCAGGGCGCGGACGAGTTCACCTGCTCATCCTGCTTCCTGGTCCGGCACCGGTCCCAGCTGGCCCGCGAAACCAACGGCCAGTCCTACTGCATCGAGTGCGAGGGCTGACGAGCCCGAATCCGGTCAGGCCCCGCAGGCTGCAACCCCTTACTTAGGCCAGAAATGATGCATCCGACGCAATACGCAGCCTTCAGCTTTACATAACGTCCGTTATCGGCGGTTCATCATCCGCGGGGGGAGATACACGAAGAGGCCCCGTTTTTACCTGCCGGTGAGGGATCACGAAGCCAATCACTTAAGCACGTCGAGCAGGCGGGCATGACCCCCTGCAGGGTCCGCCCATCGACTTGCGTGGCATCACCCCCATGATTGTCGCACCGGTATGCCAAAATTGGTGGAGGATATCGGTCAGGTTGGCTGTGGAATACGGGGGTTCTCTTGAGTGACGAGTGGTCACACCACAATCCGGAGTGGCAGGAAACCCTGGACATGGCTCGGAAATACGGATGGAGCAGCAAAAAAAATTCCGACCACGGTGGCATGCACCTCATGTGCCCAGGCAAGGTACATGAGTTCTCGGTGTACATGACCGCCCGGTCTACTGAGAACGTCGCGCGAAGCAAACGGCACACCATCCGCAACTGCGAGCACCAGAACATTGCCGAACCCCTCGACCAGGTGGAAATCCACCTGGACAAGGCCCAAAAGCTTATTCGCTCCGCGGAGGCGCTCACGGACCGGGCAGAAGCCGAGAACTCGATGGCATATGCCCTTGAGATGCTGGGTCTCGCTGAGGAAAATCTCACCCACGCGGAGGAAGTATTCGATGCGGCCGCGGACAAGTTGGAGCAAGCCGAAGAGGCATTGAGCAGCGTTCCTCCTAATGACGTCACAGAGGGGGCGTCTAAGCTTGCAGGAGAGGCCTCAAGCCACGTGCGGACCGCTAGGCTGACACTGAGGGACCTTCCGCCAGGTCATGAGCGTGTAATTGCCCTGCGTGAACGGACTGAAGAGTTGCGTCAGCGGGTCACAGCACTGCAAAGGCGCCTATCTAAGTAGTCGTGGCAAAGCAAAGACGAGTACTTCGTTGAGCTAAAAGAGTTGGCACTTGCCAACCTCCTGTGCGATAGTCAATACATAACCTAGGAGGGGGATCTTGCATGATCGAGGTGACACTTCGCGTCCAAGGTGTGGATATATTCGACCAATCCGTCGACGCTATTATCGCCAAGGAATTCCCAGATTTATCGTGGGATCAGGCAGACGGCCTGACCACGCTTACCGTTTTTGTTGACCGCGAGGATGCAATCACTGAAACGGTTGCCATTGTTCGCCGCGTGGAATCAGCTATCGATGGCTTGAAGGTTGTCGGCGTCTACCGCGACCTTGTCGGCACTACCGATATCGCCCTGCGTGCAGGTGTCAGCCGTGAGGGTGCCCGCAAGTGGAGCCTATCGGCTGATTTTCCCACGCCGTTTGACTACATCGGCGCTGGTTCCATGAAGGTGTGGGCATGGACTCAAGTCGTTCAGTGGTTGGAACACACCCGCGCCCTGGACATGGAGCAGGATCTACCGAGCTTGGAACTCATGACGCAGATTGAAAACTGCATCATGAAGAACCCGGATCACACGAGCGTTTTGTGGCACCAGACAGCATCCAAGATGCCCAACACTCAAAAACCCATATTCCAAGCAGTTCAGCCGGCTGTTCGCGTTTCCGCGGGCGGCCGTGCCCAAGAGTTCGCGGGAAGTTCTCGCGAGCTCGTGGGGGCGGCCCCCCGTACACCTTAGACCGAACGGAGAAATCGTGACCTTACTGCGAATTCGCGCAGAAGAGATGGATGCGCCCGTCGTTCCCTCTGACGTATCCCAGATCGTCCAAGCGACGGAACCGATTGAGGTCCGGCTGGACGAGGTGCACGCTGGCCCGGTTCAGGCGGCGGCGAGCGAGATGCAGGTTAAACTTGAGCGCGGACAACCGGGGTTTGCTTACATCGAAGAAAGTGACGTCCTTATGGTTCGCCTTGAACACAAGGTGAGCTGCTTCCTTGAGTCTGCGCCCGATGCTCCGACTGACTTGCGCCTCCACCACATTGTGGCCTTCAAGGTGCTACAGGAACTTGAAGTCAGCGCTGACGCCATAGGGGCTTTTATCGAGACCAATGCCTACTTTATTGCCTACCCCTACGTAAGGCAGTCGATCACCCAGCTGACCGCTGCCTTGGGTTTGCCTCCCGTGGTCTTGGGCTTCATGAAGCGCAATGAATGGCCCTACCACGAGGAACAGGACGACAACGGCGCGGG includes these proteins:
- a CDS encoding DUF4193 domain-containing protein — its product is MATDYDEVRSDVKESQDSSLEALKSASAPDARSVVTELDEADALDEGLTPGGEIVAEELIVQVIPQGADEFTCSSCFLVRHRSQLARETNGQSYCIECEG
- a CDS encoding recombinase family protein; this translates as MKGQRIGYVRVSTVDQNGLRQLDGHILDRVFTDKASGRDTARPQLTELLRFVRDGDAVVVHSMDRLARNLDDLRALVQSLTKRGVRVEFLKEQLVFTGEDSPMANLMLSVMGAFAEFERSLIRERQREGIALAKQRGAYKGRKKTLTPERAAELVQRADSGIPKVVLARDYGISRETVYQYLRQAALK